In one window of Lewinella sp. 4G2 DNA:
- a CDS encoding 1-acyl-sn-glycerol-3-phosphate acyltransferase codes for MIRLYYPGMEVEGREHANHPGPTLMCGNHPNTLIDPLIAGIHLDHQTYFLANAGLWLSPITAFLIDPFCIPVARAKDKEAGATKGAKEEVFNRTFASLETGKIVYIAPEGFSELERKLRRLKGGAAGMALEAENRNDWTLGVSMQPVCANYESPTTCFSRVFVRYGEPIDLLPFREQYEKSPVRAMSALTSLLTKRMQGLLIQTKNKAEEHLLRPIERAIQNDAPLTVSKHHYRTQDILTKLRAMSEDQREALRATATAYDQLARETGQLDIEFSNHPERKLHLGTVLGFPFFLYGLLNHTFWLVVINAMWKALGIDRGYKATVQCLASWFIIPITYLIQTLLFNWLYPEGWGWLYLLSLPVSGLFALKYWVTYRAFWAGRFSGSGKHDEELRRLRREMLEIYNNG; via the coding sequence CCACCCCGGCCCAACGCTGATGTGCGGCAACCACCCCAACACACTCATCGACCCGCTGATCGCCGGTATCCACCTTGACCACCAGACCTATTTCCTGGCCAACGCCGGCCTGTGGCTCAGTCCGATCACGGCTTTTTTGATCGACCCCTTCTGCATTCCCGTAGCCCGCGCCAAGGACAAGGAAGCCGGAGCCACCAAAGGCGCTAAGGAGGAAGTATTCAACCGCACCTTCGCCAGTTTGGAAACGGGGAAGATTGTCTACATCGCCCCGGAGGGATTTTCCGAACTGGAACGCAAGCTTCGTCGCCTCAAGGGTGGAGCCGCGGGGATGGCCCTCGAAGCGGAGAACCGCAACGACTGGACGCTCGGCGTCTCCATGCAACCCGTCTGCGCCAATTACGAGAGCCCGACGACTTGCTTCAGCCGGGTCTTCGTTCGCTACGGGGAGCCCATCGACCTGCTGCCCTTCCGGGAGCAGTACGAGAAGAGCCCGGTCCGGGCCATGAGCGCCCTCACTTCACTGCTCACCAAACGGATGCAGGGGCTGCTTATCCAAACCAAGAACAAGGCCGAAGAACACTTACTGCGCCCCATCGAACGGGCCATCCAGAACGATGCGCCGCTCACCGTCAGTAAGCACCACTACCGGACGCAGGATATCCTCACCAAACTCCGCGCCATGTCGGAGGACCAACGGGAGGCCCTCCGCGCCACGGCTACGGCCTACGACCAACTCGCCCGCGAAACGGGGCAGCTCGACATCGAATTTAGCAACCACCCGGAACGGAAATTGCATTTGGGGACGGTCCTCGGCTTCCCCTTCTTCCTCTACGGCCTGCTCAACCACACCTTTTGGCTCGTGGTCATCAACGCTATGTGGAAAGCGCTCGGCATCGACCGCGGCTACAAGGCGACCGTCCAGTGCCTCGCCAGTTGGTTCATCATCCCGATCACTTACCTGATCCAGACGCTGCTCTTCAATTGGCTATACCCCGAAGGTTGGGGCTGGCTCTACCTCCTCAGCCTCCCGGTCAGCGGCCTGTTTGCCCTGAAATACTGGGTCACCTACCGCGCCTTCTGGGCCGGCCGTTTTTCCGGTTCGGGGAAACACGATGAGGAGTTGCGTAGGCTACGCCGTGAGATGTTGGAGATATATAATAATGGTTAA
- a CDS encoding rhodanese-related sulfurtransferase, with amino-acid sequence MRKRLKNIYSEAELRARLAAETEPRTTFSFYRYAKIEDPERFRNECYLAWDALSVFGRVYVAQEGINGQVSVPESKFEAFKAELYSVDFMDGMRLNIAIDAKSDSFLKLKIKVREKIVADGLNDETFDVTKRGRHLSAAEVNALLDEDDTVVVDMRNHYESEVGYFEGAIRPDITNFRDLLPAVEEMLEDKRDANIVMYCTGGIRCEKASAYYLHRGFPNVAMVDGGIIDYARQCAALGLESKYVGKNFVFDERLGERITEDVVSTCHQCGQPSDRQLDCANEPCHILFTQCETCAEQFNNCCSTECQEFHALPEDVQAVQKIGKVFNAQRYGKALRASLIEKGEVKLK; translated from the coding sequence ATGCGCAAGCGACTTAAGAATATCTACAGCGAAGCAGAATTACGCGCCCGTCTGGCCGCTGAAACGGAGCCGCGGACGACGTTCTCTTTCTACCGCTACGCCAAGATCGAGGACCCGGAACGCTTCCGCAACGAGTGCTACCTGGCCTGGGATGCACTGAGCGTTTTCGGGCGCGTGTACGTGGCTCAGGAGGGCATTAACGGCCAGGTTTCCGTGCCGGAATCCAAGTTCGAAGCCTTCAAGGCGGAGCTGTACAGCGTAGATTTCATGGACGGCATGCGCCTGAACATCGCCATCGACGCCAAGTCGGATTCCTTCCTGAAACTGAAGATCAAGGTGCGCGAAAAGATCGTCGCCGACGGCCTCAACGACGAGACCTTCGACGTCACCAAACGCGGCCGCCACCTCAGCGCAGCGGAGGTCAACGCCCTGCTCGACGAGGATGATACCGTCGTCGTCGACATGCGCAACCACTACGAGAGCGAGGTGGGCTACTTCGAGGGCGCGATCCGGCCCGACATCACCAATTTCCGCGACCTCCTGCCCGCCGTGGAAGAAATGCTCGAAGACAAGCGCGACGCCAACATCGTGATGTACTGCACCGGCGGCATCCGCTGCGAAAAGGCCAGCGCCTACTACCTCCACCGCGGCTTCCCGAACGTCGCCATGGTGGACGGCGGCATCATCGATTACGCCCGCCAGTGCGCTGCCCTCGGCCTCGAAAGCAAGTACGTCGGCAAGAATTTTGTCTTCGACGAACGCCTCGGCGAACGCATCACGGAGGACGTCGTCAGCACCTGCCACCAGTGCGGCCAACCCTCCGATCGCCAGCTCGATTGCGCCAACGAGCCCTGCCACATCCTCTTCACCCAGTGCGAAACCTGCGCCGAGCAGTTCAACAATTGCTGCTCCACCGAGTGCCAGGAATTCCACGCCCTGCCGGAGGACGTCCAGGCCGTACAAAAGATCGGCAAGGTCTTCAACGCCCAGCGCTACGGCAAAGCCTTACGGGCCAGTTTGATCGAAAAAGGAGAAGTAAAACTGAAGTAG
- a CDS encoding SDR family NAD(P)-dependent oxidoreductase translates to MANYLIIGGSSGIGRALVDQLLNEGHSVAVWAREQRDLPSNVAFTTYDVIGEADPDKSAIPDGLDGLVYCPGSINLKSFRSLKAPAFREAFELNVVGAVRCLQACERHLKKAENASVVFFSTVAVQRGMPFHAGIAAAKGAIEGLTRSLAAEYAPAIRVNAIAPSLTDTPLAEKLLATDDKRQASADRHPLKRVGTAEEIAAMAAFLLSEKAAFMTGQVIGMDGGLGAV, encoded by the coding sequence ATGGCAAACTACCTAATCATTGGCGGCAGCTCCGGGATCGGCCGCGCACTCGTGGATCAATTACTGAACGAAGGGCACTCCGTAGCCGTCTGGGCCCGGGAACAACGGGATTTACCGTCGAACGTGGCGTTTACTACCTACGACGTGATCGGAGAAGCGGATCCGGACAAATCGGCCATTCCCGATGGCTTGGACGGGCTGGTCTACTGCCCCGGCAGCATCAATCTGAAATCGTTCCGCAGCCTCAAGGCCCCCGCTTTTCGCGAGGCTTTTGAATTGAACGTGGTGGGCGCCGTCCGTTGCCTCCAGGCCTGTGAACGGCACTTGAAAAAGGCGGAGAATGCTTCCGTTGTTTTCTTCAGTACCGTAGCCGTGCAGCGGGGGATGCCCTTTCACGCCGGGATTGCCGCGGCCAAGGGCGCCATCGAAGGGCTCACCCGCAGCCTCGCCGCCGAGTACGCACCGGCCATCCGCGTAAACGCCATCGCCCCCTCACTGACGGATACTCCTTTAGCCGAAAAACTCCTCGCTACGGACGACAAACGCCAGGCCAGCGCCGATCGCCACCCGCTGAAACGCGTCGGCACCGCGGAGGAAATTGCCGCCATGGCTGCTTTCTTGTTGAGCGAAAAGGCCGCGTTTATGACGGGGCAGGTAATTGGTATGGATGGGGGATTGGGGGCGGTTTAA